The genome window TGACAATTCTATTTTTGGATGTGGAACCTATAACTTTTATGACTGAACACTGTGATCTAGGATAGTAGTAATTAGTATTCCTTAAGACATGTGGGATGACATACACATTCAGTATTATGGCAGAATGTGGGTGTGTGTTTCTTGATGGTCTGTTCTTAGTGACTAATTGATTTCTCTAACCCTTTCTTATTTTCATGATGATGTACATATTGTGTATCCCTAAGGTCATTTACCTTTGAAAACCTTGGAAAACTTGCCATTTCCTTCCAGTAATATCtttgaaaaatgagaaaataaccCATGGAATACCTTTGAAAACCATggaattttattttgaaaaaggtGCAGGTACCCTGTGTCATTGACAGTGCAGTATTTTTTCATATCTAAAAGTCAAGTTAACCTCCATatatcatttcatctgcaactaaatgattcccaaAGAcccagaggtcaaatggctaaaTCTGGCCAAGTATAACAACAGctcatttcttaaccgctacagctaacaacttgaaacttggtacacatgaccctctaggtcagataacctcggacaccaaatttcgtgattctcaacttggtcaccagggggtcaaaattgaaaaggcaaaaagtacaatatctcgtttattagtgacttgttatCAATAATATTTTGATGGTAGGGCCTCCAAGcatggatacatcacatgtcataccgattttgatttgacctatatactaaatactatacatgtagcatggacAAGGATTCAAACTTCACATTTTTTGAGATGGCCCCGAGGGCGGTGGGGCATTCAACACTGTCCCTAATCTTCTATTTTTTAATTTGTATTCTTTTCAGGCACAGCTTCGAAGTTGCCTTGTCGATGAATTACAAAAAAGTAATCTCAGTTTGCCACTGGAACCCAAGAATTTTGGAGACGAAAAGTCCTTGATATTTTGGGCTGCTAACAGTTTGGTTGCTGATCACCTCAAACGATGCAACTTTGAATATGCGCTTAGTGTGTTTCTGCCCGAAAGTGGAACAGCGCATGATCAAGTTTTCCCTGTCCGAGACCTTCTACAGTTGCTTCACATCGCACCACAGTCAAAGCTTTACAAGAAATTGGTAAGTTGAGTGTTTCATTTGAAAACCTAAATGAATTATTTGTAGATACACTTCTTTGAATGCTTGCTTAGCTGCATCACAATCTTCGAATACTGCCTGGGTGTCTCATTACAATCTTTGCCACATTGAGTTTAAAGactttcaaattaaaaaacaatcTGATAATTTTCTTATTTTATTTGTTAACAGACTGAAGGAGTATCAGATAATCACATGaaaggtaattatcattatcccTTTATAATAATTCACTTTCATTTCAATACCTTGATATAATAGCACCCGTTTGACCTAGTCAGTCGTCCATTTACATTTAGGATGACTTCGTGACCAAATACTTGGGCAGTTTATTTTTAGGGAATTAAGACTGAGCTGGATATATGTTGCAACGGTTATTGATTTCAAAGTCTTCAAAAGTAGCCGACAGATGGCAATTGATCACCGCCTGTAAGCCTTCGTATCGCTGGTTACTTATTACTGAGTGCCTAAATTATTTTTCTCCCGAAAATGTAAATttaatataaatataaatataaatttaAAGACGtcttttctgtcaaaacgttgCGTTCTTTCTTCTGacatgggcgcagccatcttgcatAACTCATTTCGATAACCGTCTGTTACCTcatttctgattggttgatccgGGACGCATGGTGGCATCAGAAAATCTGATTGGTTAACATTCAGTGGTGTGATGGCcaagtgtaggggaggttccctatcaattTGAGACCCAGCCcaacatccaagatggccactagGCCGCAatcttcatttttagctcacctcttagcagaggtgagcttatcccataccgtggcgtccgtcgtccgtcgtcgtcgtcgtcgtcgtcgtccgtcgtccgttagcagggcacgtttcgtaactgttagagctattgagttgaaacttggtacacatgtacccttatgtaatgacacctgggagaccaagtttcggtccgattcgtttcatggtttggccaccagggggccaaacgttaaaagtgaaaatatgcaatatctcccttaatagtagtcgggaaattttgaaaaaaatatggtaggtacttctagcaaaggtgcatcatatatcctccgggtttttgatttgacctccttttcaaggtcacagaggtcaaatggtgtaaattagccgttaggatgtaatgatggcacgtttctaaactgcaatgactattgataccaaatttggtacacatttaccccttagtcaggtgatctcagggaccgaagtttggtccaatatgattcaccacttgaccaccagggggcaaaatccaaaaaccttaaaaatgtgattattccttaacttctttcccgattgccaccaatttgatatcatgggtacatctaaccaccatacagtatatgtcacacaggtttttaatttgaccttcttgtcaaggtcacagaggtcaaatggcgtaaattggccgtcaggccgtaactatagcacgtttcttaactgcaatgactattgatcacaaattaagtacacatgtaccccttggtcaggtgatctcaggtaccgaagtttggtgcgatctgatttgccatttggcctccagggagggggccaaatcctaaattcttcaaaatgccattattcctagtaatgacttgcccgattggcaccaattttatatcataggtacatctaattctaacaaccattcaatgtgtcacccgggtcttctttgatttgacctacttttcaaggtcacagaggtcgaatgtactgtaaattggccattttggggaaattgtaattgcttggacctacatcaaacctaacactacatgacacaagaccatgctctttatccatctttcctccacatgaggtgagcacaatggccctggccatttcattagctcacctcttagcagaggtgagcttatcccataccgtggcgtccgtcgtccgtcgtcgtcgtcgtcgtccgtcgttcgTTAGCagggttgaaacttggtacacatgtacccttatgtgatgacaccttggagaccaagtttcggtccgattcgtttcatggtttggccaccagggggccaaacgttaaaagtgaaaatatgcaatatctcccttaatagtagtcgggaaattttgaaaaaaatatggtaggtacttctagcaaaggtgcatcatatatcctccaggtttttgatttgacctccttttcagggtcacagaggtcaaagtttgttgATTCGCTGAACAGTaacatgtttcctatctattttagctagaaggttttaaaccagtgtggacatgtatctggggattgtctattccacccctaaaatttcggccgttcggacatcaaatatggccgccaggcagccatcttgaaaaataaacacagtactattactccgaaactaatgatcggattgcaaccaaatttgatctggatgtatatctatgtactctctgctaaatccttgattttttatcaaatgtgatagccaatatgggtgccaggcgggcatcttgaaaaattcttagtttggccacccgggggccgccaggcagccatcttgaaaaataaacacagtactcaTCTTATGAACCGAAGGAACAATACATTGTTATGGGTGATTTTAAGATGAAATCAATAGGTGAAGGTGAAAACTATAATGCAAAGTTAGAAACCTTTATGTTTCAAGCATATAACTTCAGACAAAACGTGTCCAAAAACACCACCAGCTATCAGTCCAAATTGGACCTTGTATTCACCAATCCTACTCCATCTGCCACTATTGACTTGGTcgatataatagacaattactggtcagatcacaaaattgtctactctgctttgtcatacctgtagtcacctcaattaaattcaacttacgcattattttatctctcatgtaatttcattgtaaaacattacttcatttctttctttcatttaaaaccatgctaatgctttatccatcttcccttcacaagaggtgagcacaattgccctggccatttcattagctcacctTTGGGGAGTGTAAGAGCCATATGCTTTgaatttctctccattttttaCTTTGAGTCTAATAGGTGTCACCACTGTCTATTAAGCCAAGTCATGTGTTTGTGGACCCTTTTTGTGCTCAGCCATTTCTTTTCTAGTCCTCATTGAGGAAACATGCAATTCTCTGGCTTATTCTCTGGCTTATTCTCTGATCATTTTCACTGGATATGTGTCTCCTCTCTGGTTGGGCCCATGATATTGGGTAAGTGTTTTATTGTTGTTTATGCTGAATTATGGTTGAAGTTATGAGGCATGAGGGCCTACAACACATGTGTTTTAAGAAGACTTAGTTTTGGTCCATGCCTGTCCTGCTGGTGGCCATGTTGCTTTCTACACCATGTGCAAATACACTAAATTTTACACCTCAATTAATAAAGAATTGTTGGTCTTCTAGGGGCTTGACCGCAGGATCccttacaaaacatttttattcagtgaaaCCATCATGTCAAGTGGTCGGGGCGTCGGGTCTTGAAAGTAGAGGACCCGTACAGGACGTCGGGTTATCGAGTGTGGACAACAACATTGTCCCTGGGCACGGGTCTTACGCTGCGTGTGACGAGGTTGCCTGGGCGCTATCCTAGTGTCAAATAATGGAACTAGGTTTACAAAGAAGTGGTCGGGTCGTCGGTCGGTCATACCGCACAGGAACTGGACGTCGGGTTATCGGGTGTTCAGATGAAGAATTACAAGTCACTATTTCACTTACTTATGTTTTAGATAttgatttatatatatatatatatatataagaaATAAAATAATATAATCAatgattatcattattatcttcacttatttattatcatataaTTGATCACGCCTATAGGCTACAAGGATTTTACATCAGTATTATATCTGCCACTTCTTTTCAGCTATTTACAACTTCTTAAAAGAATTTGCTACAAAGTTTGAGGTCAGAGGTTCTCGTTCAAACCGTAACCTGACGGGTCACGCCCCTTTAAACACAGATAAACCCGTCATGTTAGTTTGGAAGGTCCCACATGTCTTTATTGTACAGGCTGCAGATGTCCTCTAGCAGAGACAGGAATGGATCTCCCCCCATCCTCTTAAATTGAGATTTCCAGAGATGAGAGGAAAGGTAAGACTGGAGATGAACCTTCTTCACACCATATCTAGGCATGCTTTTCTTAGCATGCATCCATGCCCCTTCAATGTTATTTGTGTGGGCACCTGTCTCAGGATTCTTGAATTCTATTTCAGGTGCTCAAAATCTTCCTCTTCTAAGATATCGTAAGCCTTCTAATAATCACTAACGATAGTTGTCCCCGGCAAAATCCATTCCTTTATGATCGGCAATAGTGTATCACGGGAACGGTCCTCCACTACTACCATGAACATCTTATTTTTGGTATCATTTTCTCTTTCGATACCCCCGAAAACCCATTTGCCGTCAATGTGATGCCCTCTATGGTACTTGCGATGACCAAATTTTGATTCGTCTATTTCCACAGTCTTCGCCTATCTTCTCTCGGTTTTTAAGAACCACGGCATCGCAAACTTCCCAACAAAACATTGACCGATCCACAGCTGTATGTGAAGCAATCCCCAACTCGTGTATCATCTCATCTTCGGGCCAACCTCTCGACCATGCATACGTTATGCGCAGGATTTCAGCTACAGTCATGTTTGACTTCGAGAACCAGCTACCCTTCCGTATTGAACAGAATTCATTGCATTGAATACCCTTCCTCATCCGTCTACAACTCCAGAGCTGTCCATCAGATGACGCCTTTTTGCCGGAGTCTTTTGTAAGTTTCATGTTCATCCCACACTTGCGGCAGATCCTCGAAGTAGCCAGAATTCCTTAAAATAATAATATATATAGTTACTCAAAGTGCCGAATAGGGTTACGGTATGACGTATTCATCTGCTAAATGTGGCCCCGGTTGCCACAAAGTACACGATATATCAAATGCCGGTCACTCAAGATAACAATTTATGACTTAGGGTGTAAACCCTTCAGGTGTCCCACGGGGCCAATGGACATGACGTCGCACTTCTGTTTCATATCATTCTTCAACTAGACTAGATGTAAAACATTTACGAAATATTATTAAGTACTAATAATTACCTCTCTCCATCAACCAGCTGAAGGTGGTCTGTTTGTCACAAAGGATTTCTGCATTCAATCGAGTGAAAGTAATGTGCTTTTGTGGTATGCGCGTGACATTGTAGCTTTCCTCCCAAACTTTTGGACAAGCCATATTGGACGGCTAAGTACAAGTGTATAATGGGCCTTAGCCCATGGATTGGTATCGTGGAAACGTACGATCGCAATATACATCTGCAGTCATACACTGGTGCTGGCATTCAAGTACATCAGAATAAGAACCAGGGGTATGGGTTCATTACAGCAGATGAAGGAGTCAAGTTATTATCAGCACTGAGAGGGAAGGAGGCACGTGGTGACGGGGAGCGCGCGTTGTACTGCAAGATGTGGGGAGGTAAAGGGGATGGCATAAACTTGAGTTCTGGGGAACGCTCTTTCAAGGCCACGTCGATGTCGGTGCACATCCCCATACAGCCAGGGCCATTACTTTCAGAACTAGCGATGTTGTCGACCTGCCAAGATGGTCTCATTGACAGGTTCCTCATCACAGCGATGAAGCCAGCCTTGCACAAAGCCAAGGTGGTAAGACAAAACttcaaggaactgaaagaaGACGGCAAGACTGACTTTATTGTGCCAATGCGCAATATATATGAAGAACACAAGGACGGCCAGACATACAAGCTGGAAGAGGCGGCCAAAGAAttatttgatgacatcacagatgAATATGTGGCATTGATCAACCAACAGTATGATTCTCAATCTGGTGAGTTATCATCCTATTAAATTAAGATGCTAGGAATTGCGATATAACGTACATCTTCCTCATTTTACTCCGGATGAAGAATGTAAACTTAGCAGCGAACATTACACAGCTCATTAGGGTTCGACGTAGACGGCTAATATCTAAAAACCTTGTTTTAATATATACCTTTCCTAAAACCATGACATGAACTGATCATTATATGAATACTTATTTCAGGTGAAGATGAGGCGACACAGTTTCCATGCACACAAGACGGCGGTTCCCATGACAACGAACAAGGACACGGTCCACATAATGAAATCAAGCGGCATCATTCACGTCATTGGCCACGTCATAACCAAATGGGTAAATAAGGAAGAGGCAGGAAATATCCCCCCAACCATCAGCATCCACACAATCAGAGCATCACAATTGTTGTACGGAACATTGGCTCAACAAAAACATACGTTTATGCAGGTAAAATAATGTactatttcattttaattgCTATTAAAATCATAAATGCCGTCCGTGGTACTAACTTTCATATTTTATTGAGAAGTCTGCACACAGGAGATATACTGGTATAGGCCGACTCGTCGGCAATGTGTTAGATATTGAGTAtcgaaatatattttttcaggCACTCTTcagggttggtaggtcggacaCCACACACCTGTGGACTAGTAAAACTTTACGTGAAAAGATAATGAGAACTATATGCAGACGACCAGGACCcttgacaacaacaacaacagaggTGCAAAAATGTGTACACGGCTCACAGATTGTTCACCTAAAAGGTACTGTATATTGCTCTTTTATCCATCCATGTATAGAGGCAGTATGTTTAAACCCATTCGATATAACTCGTAGATCTTGTCGAAAAAGGCTATGTAGCCATATAATAATCTATAACCTATACCCCTCATTCTCTATTTGTTAAGTCCTTGGAAATAAAACCTCCCCTAATGGACCTTGTCATAACGAATGCTTACGGTGATATAAAACTTTTATAATATCATTTTGTTCATATACCTACAATACTATAACATTATTTCCAGATGAGATAGACAAGATGTCAAAAGACGGTGTCTTCACCTATATGACCACGGAGGACAGGTGGAAGACGACGGTGATCTTCAAGCCCTGGCCTGGTTCTCTTACGGACAAGTCGACTATTATATCTCAAGGGGGGGTCACGATAGATGCATACACTGGAGCTTTCAATGACACCGTAAAGATGACACCCAGACTGTCAGGCATTTGCATGGAGCATCACCCGCATGCCGATATGTTGGACACCATCCTCGACACTCCAACGCAGTCCTCTCAAGACGCCCAATCGTCTGGGGCAACCATGCAGCCATCAGCCGGACCAAGTACAAGTGGAGCAGCAACCGCCAGTGCATCAGATACGGACTGATAACGATAGGCCGTATCAGACGATACCTATGTCATTTTATCATCTTACATTCACTATGTACGTGTTTAGctgtgtgatgatgatgatgaatgtagTAGGACGATGTTAAATTTAGCCTGATATTATAATGTTTGTATTGAGCATGTGTGACGTGGTACATCATGGAGGTGTAACTATATATGTTGGGAGGAAATAAATAATAGTTTTGACAATAGAATACGTTTCGTGTCATACTTATACCATTTAAAAATCAACCAACCCACCGCCCCACCAATCAACTCGGCGACGCACATTTCTGTGTTTCCCTATCTTATAAGAAACACAAATATACCACCCGGCAGGTCGAACATAATAATTCAAGTACACGGCCCGACATATCGACCAACCGATGCTCTGGATAGGGGATTGTCacaaatcgaccacccgacaGGCAGAAGATTAATCTTCACATGTTTACACggcccgaccaatcgaccgacCGATGCAGTAAACCTCCGTATACGCAGTATCACAAATCGACAACCCGACGGCGACGCACATTTCTGTGTTTCCCTATCTTATAAGAAACACAAATATATCACCCGACAGGTCGAACATAATAATTCAAGTACACGGCCCAACAGATCGACCAACCGATGCTCTGGATAGGGGATTGTCacaaatcgaccacccgacaGGCAGAAGATTAATCTTCACATGTTTACACggcccgaccaatcgaccgaACGATGCAGTAAACCTCTGTATACGCAGTATCacaaatcgaccacccgacgGCGACGCACATTTCTGTGTTTCCCTATCTTATAAGAAACACAAATATATCACCCGACAGGTCGAACATAATAATTCAAGTACACGGCCCGACAGATCGACCAACCGATGCTCTGGATAGGGGATTGTCacaaatcgaccacccgacaGGCAGAAGATTAATCTTCACATGTTTACACggcccgaccaatcgaccgacCGATGCAGTAAACCTCTGTATACGCAGTATCacaaatcgaccacccgacgGTAATGATAACTTTCACGACATTGCCAATAGATGCCGTTACGTGCCTCGCAAATCGACCAACCGACGCCCGATACGATCCATCGACAGCCTGCATACTAAGTGTATACATACGGTATATACATGGTATACTATGTTTCTTTTCCAATGTAGAATACTTTTTGTAAGGGATCCTGCAGTAGTGCCCTTCTAGGTTTCAATATGTACAATGTGCATTCAACAGTTAAATTAGTTAAACTATTTTTAAATTACTGTACCATCGGGGAGGGCCGTTGTGTcttgccaggtggcagcactcaCACCCATATCATTGCAGGAagggtgctgccacctggttgGTGTGGTGGCTCTTACGATTCTACAGTATTCATCTGCGTCCACCATCTTGAATAAATTGTGTTTTTGTTTGTGTAATAATCTGCGCAGTGTTTTATGTCATATTTGTGTGTTATTGACTTTGTACTTTGTTTGTGTTTCAGTAAAATCTACATATATAAAGTTGAATTTGCCTAGTCGTCCTTTCTTACGGCCCTGCTGAGAcagggagcttatacgatagcGTGGCGTCCGTCTCCCGTCGTTGTCAGCGGAGCACGCTTCGTCACCACTAgtgctagatggctaaaacttggtgtgatggtagctttgggcaatatgccctgacatatttttcttttcacgttatgacctactttctggcctccaggtggccatcttggaaattggttttttgcctttttgaagctaatggttgtacgtagagtgacaaaatttttatggtgggtgtatcacagtggggacagggtccgttttgtccccccagagaaattttGTTCTTAAAGGGAGGCAATTAAAATAATTGCTCAGTCGACCACCAGTTACAAccttaacatctacgtaaactgcCTATTCTTAACAAtaactgtggctcttggttttataaataaacaaacattaatgagtgaaattgatgattttaatcCACTTGTCACtgcttatttttgaatcaagtatgccACCATCTTGGTGGATTTAACCTGGTCTCTCCTCCCAAACGGAGAGTCAATGATGTCATGGATGCAGCCATGtgacaacaaaacaaaatggatTCAGTCAAATCGAATCAAAAGAAGTCAAATAAAACTAATCTTTTCCCTTGCGATGCTGGACGATAATGACACTGACAGTTCGACAATCATGTCAAGCAATGTGGAAGGTTCTTTGGACAAATCATTTCGAGGTTTTGTGCTAGGTTTTGGCTGAGGTTATGCGTTCAAACCGGGATATACAGAAGAAGAATAAGTCACTTGCCAGGAGCGAGCTACAtccgtgacgtcattcgcccgggagatttgaacagACATGGCTACCCCCGCACACTGCTTaaataaatgcaattttctgctcAATCTAAGAATATTTATcatatccttggtgtagagtatttgtttgtcatgtagGGCAAGTCAACCAAAAttcagccatgttttttttcaccCGATTTTAGCGCTAAATTATGCATTTTCGTTCATTCCAAATCACGTGATAAAGGCCGCCACGTAAAAGAGAACAATCGAATATAtaagtattgaaaaaatatcgcATTTCACCCATTTTTAAATTTGCATTAGCGCCCACATCCGACAAGTGGTTTATCCCATGAAATCGTCCGAAATTCGGCCACCTACGTCCATATTTCGGCTGGGGTCGCCCAAATATCGGCCATGTGAAAATTCCACACAACATAAATTCGGCTAGTCAGGTTTACCATGTATAATGGTGACTTTTTCCTCAAAAAGCGCTTTTAAAATGCagat of Lineus longissimus chromosome 9, tnLinLong1.2, whole genome shotgun sequence contains these proteins:
- the LOC135493929 gene encoding uncharacterized protein LOC135493929, translated to MILNLVKMRRHSFHAHKTAVPMTTNKDTVHIMKSSGIIHVIGHVITKWVNKEEAGNIPPTISIHTIRASQLLYGTLAQQKHTFMQALFRVGRSDTTHLWTSKTLREKIMRTICRRPGPLTTTTTEVQKCVHGSQIVHLKDEIDKMSKDGVFTYMTTEDRWKTTVIFKPWPGSLTDKSTIISQGGVTIDAYTGAFNDTVKMTPRLSGICMEHHPHADMLDTILDTPTQSSQDAQSSGATMQPSAGPSTSGAATASASDTD